A stretch of Triticum aestivum cultivar Chinese Spring chromosome 1D, IWGSC CS RefSeq v2.1, whole genome shotgun sequence DNA encodes these proteins:
- the LOC123181822 gene encoding eukaryotic peptide chain release factor subunit 1-2, with product MVVEGHETDKSIEIWKVKKLIKGLDAARGNGTSMISLIMPPRDQVSRVAKMLGDEYGTASNIKSRVNRQSVLAAITSAQQRLKLYSRVPPNGLVLYTGTVVTDDGKEKKVTFDFEPFRPINASLYLCDNKFHTEALSELLESDDRFGFIVMDGNGTLYGTLSGSSREVVYKFSVDLPKKHGRGGQSALRFARLRMEKRHNYLRKAAELATHFFINPATNQPNVVGLILAGSADFKTELGKSEMFDQRLQAKIIKSVDVSYGGESGFNQAIEMSVEVLSEVKFVQEKKLLGKYFEEISQDTGKYVLGVQDTMAALEMGAVHTLIVWENLDVRRYELKNSATGETVVKYLNGGQEADQSNFVDEATCGELDVVDRVLLLEWFAENYQQYGCKLEFVTNRSQEGSQFCRGFGGIGGILRYPADVAAYDDDDDDMLDDDVYEDLE from the coding sequence atggtggtggaggGACACGAAACCGACAAGAGCATCGAGATATGGAAGGTGAAGAAGCTGATCAAGGGGCTGGACGCGGCGAGGGGCAACGGAACGAGCATGATCTCGCTCATCATGCCGCCGCGCGACCAGGTGTCCCGGGTGGCCAAGATGCTGGGCGACGAGTACGGGACCGCCTCCAACATCAAGAGCCGGGTGAACCGCCAGTCCGTGCTGGCCGCCATAACCTCCGCCCAGCAGAGGCTCAAGCTCTACAGCCGGGTGCCCCCCAACGGGCTCGTGCTCTACACCGGCACCGTCGTCACCGACGACGGCAAGGAGAAGAAGGTCACCTTCGACTTCGAGCCCTTCCGTCCCATCAACGCGTCGCTCTACCTCTGCGACAACAAGTTCCACACCGAGGCACTGAGCGAGCTCCTCGAGTCCGACGACAGGTTCGGCTTCATCGTCATGGACGGCAACGGGACGCTCTACGGCACGCTGAGCGGCAGCAGCAGGGAGGTGGTGTACAAGTTCAGCGTGGACCTGCCCAAGAAGCACGGGCGGGGAGGGCAGTCCGCGCTCCGCTTCGCCCGCCTGCGCATGGAGAAGCGGCACAACTACCTGCGCAAGgcggccgagctcgccacgcacttCTTCATCAACCCTGCCACCAACCAGCCCAACGTCGTCGGGCTCATCCTGGCCGGCTCCGCCGATTTCAAGACCGAGCTGGGCAAGTCCGAGATGTTCGACCAGCGGCTGCAGGCCAAGATAATCAAGTCGGTCGACGTGTCGTACGGCGGGGAGAGCGGCTTCAACCAGGCCATTGAGATGTCTGTGGAGGTCCTGTCCGAGGTCAAGTTCGTCCAGGAGAAGAAGCTCCTTGGGAAGTACTTCGAGGAGATCAGCCAGGACACCGGGAAGTACGTCCTCGGCGTGCAGGACACCATGGCGGCCCTCGAGATGGGCGCGGTCCACACGCTGATCGTGTGGGAGAACCTCGACGTCAGGCGGTACGAGCTGAAGAACTCCGCCACGGGAGAGACGGTGGTGAAGTACCTCAACGGCGGCCAGGAGGCGGACCAGAGCAACTTCGTCGACGAGGCGACGTGCGGGGAGCTGGATGTTGTTGACAgggtgctgctgctggagtggttCGCCGAGAACTACCAGCAGTACGGCTGCAAGCTGGAGTTCGTCACCAACAGGTCCCAGGAAGGGTCGCAGTTCTGCCGGGGCTTCGGCGGCATCGGCGGGATCCTCCGCTACCCGGCGGACGTCGCCGCctatgacgacgacgacgacgacatgcTGGATGACGACGTCTATGAAGACCTCGAATAG